The Acanthochromis polyacanthus isolate Apoly-LR-REF ecotype Palm Island chromosome 10, KAUST_Apoly_ChrSc, whole genome shotgun sequence genome includes the window tttttatccTGTTTGTTAATTTTTAGTATCATGTAACTCACTATTTTACTGCAGACTAAAAGTGAAGGCAATTTTGCACAAGTACAGTCTGACGTTATGCCGCTGCAGCTGGTGCGACATTCCTCACTCTCTAAACCTTCACCTCTGTAACCACTCACAAGTCCTGCTTATGAACACACCTGTAAAAGAAAGACTGCACTCACTCagcaaatgtgtaaaataaaatattttctattcCAATCATTCATGGATACATTTGCAGAGATACAAGTAACAGTACATCAAACAAAGTCAAGCCAACTCCTCTAAAGGACTCTACATTTTCCCCTTTAgcagctaaattaaaaatcatttaaaaaaaaacgccacCTTTAACAGTGGGAAAATCCAAGTGCATGCTGGCAAAACTTGTAATCATGACTGTCTGAATCCAGATATTCAAAAGTACTCATGGTGATAATACAGTAGCAAAATATTACATATCAAGAAAGAAAGGCTAACATGAAAAGAGTATTCTTAAGACATGAATACAGAAACAAGGTAATCAAACTGCACAACTTCATAGAGACTAGTAACAAACAGACCCCTCTTAAAAGTGAGTCCTTTAGAAGCTAAGGGAGGGGGAGAATGTTTTCGACTTTCAGCAAGTGTGGGTCAGGGGCAGTGAGTGACAATCAAAACATCAGTCTGTCCGCTTGTATTCGCGGCATTGACAACGCGGGGGTTTGAGACTGAGCCCGGAAGTGAATCTTGGGATGGATTAGCCATGGCTTTTCATGACGCTGCAGCAGTCCAGCGCTCTGCAGGGAACGACCAGTCTGTGAAAAGGCTCATCCGGTCCGCTCAGAACAGGGTTTCATGAAGAAGACATCTGGTGCACATCAGAGACATCACGTCCATTTACTGGAAGAAACCACGCGAAAGACTTGTGGGAGCTTGTAGACCATGACTTTGTGAGCAGGCTAAGATTTAGTATAAAAAATATGTCTCCCACATCTTTGAGTTCTtctgattttttccccccatgtcACACCTACTGGTCCCAACCTGTAGCAATGgaacaaacacatttattgcAGTCCACTGTAACAGCTTAACGATAGTTTTTGTGTGCAGCAACGCTAATGACAGACCTAGTTGCCATTCACTTGCGTTGATGGTGTTCCTCCGTGGTCGATGGCTGCCCGCTCTCTACTGCGATTCTCTCGttcctcatcttcctcatcCCTCTCCTCGTTGCCGCTGTGGTTCTTACAATatagtctaaaaaaaaaaaacgattaaAAACACAGTCAGGCATGTAAGCAAGAAAATAGAGAACACTAgccactgtttgtttttctgtaaagcTCTGATCTCTTTTAAAGTCTGGAGACAGCTGCACAAAACAAAGTCTGatttaaagagtaaaaataacaGTCGCATGAAACACATGCAAGTCTTCTCTTTAAGGTTTCATTAACAGTTTTATGGTGGTCCTAAGCTTAATGAATCCCTTAAAGTTGGTTAAAACAATTGcacaaaagtggaaaaattgaagaaaaaaacacttcaactACCTCTAACTATCTTAACTGAAACCTGGCTAAGGCTATAAATGAAGAAAACGTTCAGTTACAGACTTCTCCAACTAATACTCCTATCATactcattgttttctgtttcgtGTCATTTATAGATTAAACATACTTTTTCGTTAGTTTTTTTGCCTTCTGATTCTTTTATAATTTCTTTCTCTTACCAATTTAGTTTTCTTGTACTTTCCTCTgtcactttatttttgttttttgctatcTATATACCAACTCTAAGTTATGAACAGGAATCACGAAGCTACGGACAACAAACAAACCCTTTACATGAAAACTATGGCATTTCACTACCGGAAAATCTCCTTTCAATGCAGTAAATGTCTAAATTTACACTTCCgtatcaaaagtttggggtcatccaggcaatttcacaatttccatgaaaactcatttttattcatgtcctaacataactgcacaagggttttctaatcaatcagcctttcaacgccactagctaacacaatgtgtAGCGACGAACAAGAGTCACTGAGAGACTGAGGCTAGGCTTGTTTGTCTGATGCGCTAAACAAAAGAATTCACTGAGATTTCCAAAGAATAAATTTAACCTTTTATTAAAGACAAAAGATAATCAACTCATAACGTGCATGAAGCCATAAAGTAATCAAAGCGATCGAAGAAAAATAGCGGTCAGCAAAAAGTATGGTGACCCAGCTCACCCcgtaaaacaatgaaaaagaaagtCAAGAAAGGTGAACAGGTGAATATATTGTCTTAATTATCTCCACCCACATCCATGTGACACAATCTCTGTATTCAACAAAATAACACCATAaccaaacaaactgaaacaacaaTTAATATGCAACTTAACcttataataaaacaacaattaatTCATGGCTCCTACACCatgtaacattagaacacagaagtgatggttgctggaaatgtttctctgtacccctatggagatagtccattaaaaatcagccgtttccagctagaatagtcatttaccactagcctagccatgctagacccagctcttacgacgcaagggtctagttaccctcggcagggagggaggcgggctgaaaggttgtctttcaaatcactctgcagcaattgggtaggtatacaaccaatcagcgcaacgaataggctgacgtagttcctagagcgccggaaatcagaggatgcgggagctcggtgaagccttatttatacagtcaaagggtgaagctcaagtatattaaagacatgttaacagaaagattattcagagtcggtgctaacggagctcaacgactgttgttgaccctggcagagaattaaatttgttgccgtgggttgtctagcgtggctaggctagttgtttccagttgtttctgtcagaatcgtcgcgcctctgttgtcacttagttacgcctgccttctgactctacacttcatggtgattcgtcagccagttttaggagcatccaacctcgaggcttaccgagggtaactagacccttgcgtcgtcagagctgggtctagcgggGCTAGGCTAATTTACCACAGTAATAATGTCTGGACTGGACTTATGGTTCATTTaaagttatcttcattttttaaaaatgcttttctttcaaaaattaggacGTCAAACTTTTGCACACTAGTGGATgtgtgtgtagattctcagtcatccaggtttttGTAATCCTATGAGCTTCAGCAAAAGACATTCAGACTTCTATTGAAGGttaaaaagagaagtccagttgctttttactgaagctcctcaGACTAAATGCATGAACATTTTTCCCACAACTGAAGAACCTTTATGAGGTATTCTGTCCTTCAAGTCAGTCACTCAGCTCAAGAGAACCTGCACCTTATGTGGAATAAAAATTAGAAAACTTGACCAACAGCTGATGGCAGGAAAGCATGAAGACTTAAAGTCAAGAGGTAGAAGATGCAGGAAAGCTTTCATGGCTGTGAGGAATTTACAACAGATTAATATTTTGTTATAAAGAAGAAAGTGCATTCAGTATGTTTGTCAGAGcttaaaaatacactcaacGCATCTTGTCAAGCAACACTAGAAAGAGAGAATGAGGAAACTCCTTAGTCCTACCTTCATGTTTAGTTgtgaaaaaagacattaaaactgtcAGTTTTTCACAGCTATGTCACAGAAAACAGCTACATATTTCAGACTAGCAAACTTctctaaaaacatgtttgtgatctGAGATTTGCAAGATACAGCAGCTGTAGAAAATGctgtaacaaaaaacaaacgaTCAaataaactatatatatatatatatatatatatgctatactgtaaaaactTTCATGCCACGACCGTGAACTCAGCAAGTtacacaggtttgttttttgtaaaagatcATTGTTTATGAAAACTGCCCCTACATTTCACTACttctgaatccagaaaccacattttcaagccatttttgctggaatttgcatttcccagctctcctccacctggtccacCCTGCCGGCACCCGATCGGCCGGAATAATTATCGCAACGCTTTGGCATGTTtacacagatgcacatatctgacgaatcacagtctataattatatattattttatcattcttatcaaattttttttttgaaaactgcaaaaacaatttttaatgccactgagaattaaatttaatcatttttaatgccatttaaggtcttaattttcacaaaatcaatttaatgactgttaatgctttttaatgcccttCACAAACCCTGATTAAACAGCTCTGTGATCCTGTTTCAGTAATTAAGTTCAAGGTATAACTGCAACTTTCTTGAGGCTCGCGTGTAAAACTTAACACCAGATCTCTGTGTGCTGACAATTACTGGAAATGTGAAGTGAAAATCTCCCTGTAATAATAACATAGCCAAAGGATTTTCGTTAAATCTGCTTAGGAAGCTTTTTAACATGAAAATCTGCAGAAGTTGGACTCACTTGTAGATGCCGCGTGCCATGTTTTCAATGTACTTGGCTTTGTCCTGCAGTCCGCAGTGATAGTGGTAGGTCTTCACACACGCCTTGATTTCACACCCAATGGTAGCACCCAGCTGAGTGCAGAGCGTGCATTTCTGTGACGACAACAAAACCCACAATAGGTCAAAAAAGTAGACTTTAACCTTAACAATCAGCTTATAAAACTTCTGCTGCACTATTCTTCCCACCATTCTTTTGCCTCTTTTGATTTCCTGGATGACTGTTTTCACGTCAAAGTTTCCAAATTCAGCCCGTGATGTAGTGGTCAGCTGTACTGTGCCCGATGAAAAGAGCTGGAAGGGATAAGAAAGCACAGAAAATGCAGTTGGTGGTATGTCAAAAGCATAACTGCAGAGTAAAATGCGAACAGATACACGTACGCTCTTACCATGCACTTGTAGTGAGCAGCCACTTTTTTGGAGTTGTCCGTATGAAGCATGCCTCTTGTTTCGTTCTCCTCCTCCCCAGCGTGGCAGAAACCACAGCGCTGACCGCCGTCTCCTGGGCTGGTGCGAAGAGGTGACCTGTCCCGCTGAAACACATTTAGGGAATTCTCAGTAAAATCCACGTACAAGAAAACGCCCAACCGGGTGTGAACTGGTCGTCGCCTTACATGGGAGGAGCTCTCCTCGTCTGCGGCCTGCGAGGAGGTGGAGCGCGTTTCCTCCGACTGGCCACGAGATCCCACCTTGGCTCGGCCCTTCTCAAACCTTCCCCTGCCTCGACTTTGTGGAGGCGACGAGTCTGAATCATTGGCCACGCCTCCCTCTTCATCTAGCAACAAGCCATcaataaacaataatcaaaaCAAGGGACATGCAAGTGGAAGCATTTTCTATTAGGGACAGATCAATTATGAGGACTGACAGTTAGCATTTGCTCAATTATTGCTATCATTACATTTACTAACCAATTATCAATAGTTATGGGCCCTAGTGGGAAGTGGAAGTGATAAAACAGGAGTATTATTTGTTaaagatgaacaaaacaaacaaaagaacctTGCGATCCTCTGACATCATTGCTCCTATTGGTAGCACACATATTCAGCTTTATTAATCCTTAATAATGAAGAATCCCTGGTATGAATGGCAGGTTGTCTGTTAGAATATAACATGTAATGTAATGGTCCCACGTATCGGCTAT containing:
- the phf6 gene encoding PHD finger protein 6; its protein translation is MSGQRKGAAARLPKCAFCRTNRDKECGQLLVSDSQKVAAHHKCMLFSSALVTSHSDSENIGGFCIEDVKKEIKRGNKLMCSSCHRPGATIGCDVKTCRRTYHYYCAVKDKAQIKENPSQGIYLVYCRKHRDASQDGIQDEEGGVANDSDSSPPQSRGRGRFEKGRAKVGSRGQSEETRSTSSQAADEESSSHRDRSPLRTSPGDGGQRCGFCHAGEEENETRGMLHTDNSKKVAAHYKCMLFSSGTVQLTTTSRAEFGNFDVKTVIQEIKRGKRMKCTLCTQLGATIGCEIKACVKTYHYHCGLQDKAKYIENMARGIYKLYCKNHSGNEERDEEDEERENRSRERAAIDHGGTPSTQVNGN